One region of Peribacillus simplex genomic DNA includes:
- a CDS encoding GntR family transcriptional regulator produces MIKEKERGETTEYVYNLLKEKIFVWDLSPGQKINISHLTREINISAIPLREALSRLNSENLVILEPNKGYRVSDILDTENMAKMLEARILLETHAVRNIIRLNNVSVTEEMAALTDEMFSTNTGASNKKILDFTHLDQQFHNAIMNAAGNPFLFEAYKGMHCHLHIGRFYHVKGEIDQKDAPSEHMEIIEAIRTRDVYRAEIAISSHIQDSIDRLLERTKR; encoded by the coding sequence ATGATAAAGGAAAAAGAACGCGGGGAGACAACGGAATATGTCTACAATTTATTAAAAGAAAAGATTTTTGTATGGGATTTATCGCCGGGACAAAAAATCAATATCAGCCATTTAACCCGGGAAATCAACATTAGCGCCATACCTCTCAGAGAAGCATTATCTCGTCTGAACTCTGAGAACTTAGTCATCTTAGAACCAAATAAGGGGTATCGGGTCAGTGACATATTAGATACTGAAAATATGGCGAAAATGTTGGAGGCCCGGATATTACTGGAGACGCATGCGGTCCGGAATATTATCCGCTTAAATAATGTAAGCGTGACGGAAGAAATGGCCGCGCTTACAGATGAAATGTTTTCCACAAACACAGGTGCTTCCAACAAAAAAATACTAGATTTTACTCATTTAGATCAACAATTTCATAATGCCATCATGAACGCTGCAGGAAACCCGTTTTTATTTGAAGCATATAAAGGCATGCACTGTCATCTTCATATAGGCCGGTTTTATCACGTCAAAGGTGAGATCGACCAAAAAGACGCACCATCGGAACATATGGAAATCATTGAGGCCATCCGGACAAGGGATGTATACAGAGCCGAGATTGCGATCTCCAGCCACATACAGGATTCCATAGATCGTTTATTGGAGAGGACAAAAAGATAA
- a CDS encoding zinc-dependent alcohol dehydrogenase, with product MKAVTYQGNKNVQVKEVKDPNIKNSDDIIVKVTSSAICGSDLHLIHQLIPNMPTDYVIGHEPMGVVEEVGPGVTKVKKGDRVIIPFNVSCGSCWYCDHDLTSQCDNSNPHGEMGGFFGYSETTGGYAGGQAEYMRVPYGNFTPFKIPEDCEVEDEKLVLLADAASTAFWSVDHAGVKSGDTVIVLGCGPVGLLTQKFAWFKGAKRVIAVDHLDYRLEHAKRTNKVETVNFAQYENTGEYLKEITKGGADIVIDCSGMSGKMTPMEYLASGLKLHGGAMGGIVIASQAVRKAGTIQITGVYGGRYNGFPLGDIFQRNVDIKTGQAPVIPYMPYLYKLISEGKVDPGDVVTHVLPIDQAKHGYEVFDTRTDGCIKVVLKP from the coding sequence ATGAAAGCCGTAACTTACCAGGGCAATAAAAATGTACAGGTTAAAGAAGTTAAAGACCCCAACATCAAAAATTCGGATGATATTATTGTAAAAGTCACCAGTTCAGCGATTTGCGGCTCCGATTTGCACTTGATTCATCAATTAATTCCCAATATGCCTACAGATTATGTGATTGGTCATGAGCCCATGGGGGTTGTTGAGGAAGTTGGACCAGGGGTAACTAAGGTAAAGAAGGGAGACCGGGTCATTATCCCCTTTAACGTTAGCTGCGGGAGCTGCTGGTATTGCGACCACGACCTTACAAGTCAGTGCGATAATTCAAATCCTCATGGGGAAATGGGTGGTTTTTTTGGATACTCTGAAACAACTGGTGGGTATGCGGGAGGGCAAGCTGAATATATGCGTGTTCCTTATGGAAACTTTACCCCTTTCAAAATCCCAGAAGACTGCGAGGTAGAAGATGAAAAATTGGTGTTGCTCGCTGATGCAGCATCCACAGCATTCTGGAGTGTAGATCACGCAGGTGTTAAATCTGGCGATACGGTTATCGTTTTAGGCTGTGGTCCCGTAGGTCTGCTTACTCAAAAATTCGCTTGGTTTAAAGGGGCGAAAAGAGTGATTGCTGTCGACCATCTCGATTATCGTTTAGAGCATGCAAAAAGGACGAATAAAGTCGAAACCGTAAATTTTGCACAATATGAAAACACTGGCGAATACCTTAAAGAAATCACTAAAGGTGGTGCAGATATCGTTATTGACTGTTCCGGGATGAGTGGCAAAATGACTCCGATGGAATATCTTGCATCGGGTCTTAAATTACACGGGGGAGCCATGGGAGGGATTGTAATTGCGTCCCAAGCAGTGCGTAAGGCGGGAACCATACAAATAACAGGTGTTTATGGCGGCCGTTATAATGGATTCCCTCTAGGAGATATTTTCCAAAGAAACGTGGATATAAAAACCGGACAGGCTCCTGTTATTCCTTATATGCCCTACCTTTATAAACTAATATCAGAAGGAAAAGTAGATCCTGGCGATGTAGTAACCCATGTACTTCCAATTGACCAAGCAAAGCATGGGTATGAAGTATTTGATACAAGGACAGATGGATGTATTAAAGTGGTCCTTAAGCCATAA
- a CDS encoding spore coat protein, whose product MEMDFLDPQGAEHMPEMADSSFALDFLLSIKSGIHTYGIALSETANPALRKALYQQMEQSIDLHGELSDLMIRKGWLYPNDVGKQVELDLKSADLAVSIAGMNLFPNDTDRLGMFATPNK is encoded by the coding sequence ATGGAAATGGATTTTTTAGATCCTCAAGGTGCTGAACATATGCCGGAAATGGCTGATTCCTCTTTCGCGCTAGATTTTCTACTCTCGATCAAAAGTGGGATTCATACTTATGGTATTGCATTATCTGAAACAGCGAATCCCGCATTGAGAAAAGCATTGTACCAGCAAATGGAGCAATCCATTGACTTACATGGTGAGTTATCCGATTTAATGATCAGGAAGGGCTGGCTTTATCCGAACGATGTAGGTAAACAGGTGGAATTAGATTTGAAATCAGCCGATTTGGCGGTTAGTATCGCTGGAATGAATCTTTTCCCGAATGATACTGACAGACTCGGCATGTTCGCAACGCCAAATAAATAA
- a CDS encoding spore coat protein has product MTNFLQNMAGMGGMTDQVIATDFLISAKSGIRNLAFAITETKTPELKAALREQLRVAVERHGEISNYMILKGYYHPHDLSEQLQVDINTANTALNLPQQ; this is encoded by the coding sequence ATGACAAATTTTTTGCAAAATATGGCAGGCATGGGTGGCATGACTGATCAGGTGATTGCAACGGACTTCTTAATATCCGCAAAATCTGGAATTAGAAATCTTGCTTTTGCCATTACAGAAACAAAAACACCTGAATTGAAAGCAGCCTTAAGAGAACAGCTTCGTGTCGCTGTAGAAAGACACGGAGAGATAAGTAACTATATGATTTTAAAAGGTTACTATCATCCACATGATTTAAGTGAACAATTACAAGTTGATATAAATACAGCAAATACAGCCCTAAACCTTCCTCAACAATAA
- a CDS encoding IS110 family transposase, with protein MIERCAGLDVHQETVVACVLFGPLDKKPKTSIETFSTTTTGLLALSDWLATLQVTDVVMESTGVYWKPIWIYSKVLFTLFLPMPGMSKMFQGVKLM; from the coding sequence ATGATTGAACGATGTGCTGGCCTAGATGTACACCAAGAAACAGTGGTAGCCTGTGTATTATTTGGTCCATTAGATAAAAAGCCAAAAACCTCTATTGAAACGTTTTCAACTACAACTACGGGACTCTTGGCTTTAAGTGATTGGCTCGCTACCCTTCAGGTAACCGATGTTGTGATGGAAAGTACCGGAGTCTACTGGAAACCAATATGGATATACTCGAAGGTTCTTTTCACCTTGTTCTTGCCAATGCCAGGCATGTCAAAAATGTTCCAGGGCGTAAAACTGATGTGA
- a CDS encoding IS110 family transposase — MDILEGSFHLVLANARHVKNVPGRKTDVKDAEWLAKLLRCGLIESNFVPPEDIRDLRDLTRYRKKLIHHRTSEQNPIHKILQDANIKLTSVLSDIFGVSGRRILEAILNGEKIESDGLRKMVDWRTKASITDIANAINGRIRRHHRDMLRYHWEHMSYLEKAIEELEKQIDQLLSPYRKELELSDGIPGVNKAAAATFIAEMGVDMSVFKSAKHLASWAGVSPGNYESAGKRVKPHKVTKL, encoded by the coding sequence ATGGATATACTCGAAGGTTCTTTTCACCTTGTTCTTGCCAATGCCAGGCATGTCAAAAATGTTCCAGGGCGTAAAACTGATGTGAAAGATGCCGAATGGCTTGCCAAGCTTCTAAGATGCGGACTTATTGAAAGCAATTTTGTCCCACCGGAGGATATTCGTGATTTACGAGATCTTACTCGTTATCGAAAAAAATTGATTCATCATCGCACATCAGAGCAGAATCCCATTCACAAAATTCTTCAAGATGCTAATATCAAGCTAACATCCGTTTTATCAGACATTTTTGGTGTATCGGGACGCCGTATCCTCGAAGCGATTCTAAACGGTGAAAAAATAGAGAGCGATGGTCTTCGAAAAATGGTGGATTGGCGAACAAAAGCAAGTATTACTGACATTGCCAATGCAATTAATGGTCGTATTCGCCGTCATCATCGTGATATGTTGCGATACCATTGGGAGCATATGAGTTATTTAGAAAAAGCCATAGAAGAATTGGAAAAACAAATTGATCAACTCCTGTCCCCATATCGTAAGGAACTAGAATTATCGGATGGTATACCTGGTGTGAACAAAGCTGCCGCAGCTACTTTTATTGCAGAGATGGGTGTTGATATGTCCGTATTTAAGTCGGCTAAACACCTTGCCTCTTGGGCTGGTGTGAGTCCCGGAAATTACGAAAGTGCTGGTAAAAGAGTAAAACCACACAAGGTAACAAAGCTTTGA
- a CDS encoding flotillin family protein — MFSLIWIVVAIVAFLLIALIAVFVTKYRTAGPDEALIVTGSYLGSKNVHIDESGNKIKIVRGGGAFVLPVFQQAEPLSLLSSKLEVSTPEVYTEQGVPVMADGVSIIKIGGSITDIATAAEQFLGKSKDDREQEAREVLEGHLRSILGSMTVEEIYKNREKFSQEVQRVASQDLAKMGLIIVSFTIKDVRDKNGYLESLGKPRIAQVKRDADIATADAEKETRIKRAEASKEAQRAELERATEIAEAEKINKLKVAEFRREQDIAKARADQAYDLETARSKQDVTEQEMQIRIIERQKQIELEEKEILRREKQYDSEVKKKADADRYAVEQAASANKMKQITEADADKYKIEAMAKAEAERVRMDGLAKADAQRAQGTTEAEIIRLKGVAEAEAKQKIAEAFEQFGQAAVMDMILKMLPEYAKQVASPLSNIDKITVVDTGGSGANGGANKVTGYATDLMATLQESLKASSGIDVKDLLENFSGKRNLPFTTISQENVEASMNMAASKEE, encoded by the coding sequence ATGTTTAGTTTAATTTGGATTGTTGTCGCCATTGTTGCATTTTTATTAATCGCACTTATTGCTGTGTTTGTTACGAAATACCGTACTGCTGGTCCTGATGAGGCCTTGATAGTGACTGGAAGTTACTTGGGCAGCAAGAATGTCCACATCGACGAATCAGGAAATAAAATTAAAATCGTCCGCGGTGGAGGTGCTTTCGTTTTGCCAGTGTTCCAGCAAGCGGAACCATTGAGCTTGTTGTCAAGCAAACTTGAGGTCTCGACTCCTGAAGTATATACAGAACAAGGTGTCCCTGTCATGGCTGATGGTGTATCGATCATCAAGATTGGCGGTTCAATCACCGATATCGCCACAGCAGCAGAGCAATTCCTTGGTAAATCGAAAGATGACCGTGAACAGGAAGCGCGGGAAGTATTGGAAGGACATCTTCGCTCAATCCTTGGTTCGATGACAGTCGAGGAAATTTATAAAAACCGTGAAAAGTTTTCCCAGGAAGTACAGAGGGTAGCCTCGCAGGATTTGGCTAAAATGGGACTCATCATCGTATCGTTCACGATTAAAGATGTTCGTGACAAAAATGGATATCTTGAATCGCTAGGTAAGCCAAGGATTGCTCAAGTGAAAAGGGATGCCGATATAGCTACCGCCGATGCCGAGAAAGAAACGCGAATCAAGCGAGCCGAAGCTTCGAAGGAAGCCCAGCGTGCCGAACTTGAAAGGGCAACAGAAATAGCCGAAGCCGAAAAAATCAACAAGCTAAAGGTTGCGGAATTCCGTCGTGAGCAGGATATTGCCAAGGCACGGGCTGACCAAGCTTACGATCTTGAAACTGCCAGGTCTAAACAGGATGTAACCGAACAGGAAATGCAAATCAGGATCATCGAACGGCAAAAGCAGATTGAGCTGGAAGAAAAAGAAATCCTTCGTCGTGAAAAGCAATATGATTCAGAAGTGAAGAAAAAGGCGGATGCCGATCGTTATGCGGTAGAGCAGGCAGCTTCCGCAAACAAAATGAAACAGATTACAGAAGCGGATGCCGATAAGTATAAAATTGAAGCCATGGCCAAAGCGGAAGCGGAACGTGTTCGAATGGACGGTCTTGCTAAAGCGGATGCCCAAAGGGCACAAGGTACGACAGAAGCGGAAATCATCAGGTTAAAAGGGGTAGCAGAAGCAGAAGCCAAGCAGAAAATAGCTGAAGCTTTTGAACAGTTCGGGCAAGCCGCCGTAATGGATATGATTTTGAAAATGCTGCCTGAATATGCAAAACAAGTTGCTAGCCCGCTTAGTAATATAGACAAAATCACTGTAGTGGACACAGGCGGAAGCGGTGCGAATGGCGGGGCTAATAAAGTGACAGGATATGCAACGGATTTAATGGCAACATTGCAAGAGTCATTAAAGGCATCTTCGGGAATTGATGTCAAAGACTTGCTTGAGAATTTCTCAGGAAAACGAAATTTACCATTCACCACCATCAGCCAGGAGAATGTCGAAGCGAGCATGAATATGGCAGCAAGCAAGGAAGAGTAA
- a CDS encoding NfeD family protein yields MELFGVPLETVYLYGLIIFGGLTFLFILFNDIFSGLELPDIFNPTLIFSFLTVFFASGFLLESLTGLNGVMIAVISLLISFTIVTLLNVFVLIPISSAEESLTFHDNDLRGRVGRVLTSVPVDGFGEVLIESISGSIAKTAASYKNEGIVSDTKVLIIEVKNGVVYVMPHENE; encoded by the coding sequence ATGGAGTTATTTGGAGTTCCATTAGAAACAGTCTATTTATATGGATTAATTATATTCGGGGGGCTAACATTCCTATTTATCTTGTTTAATGATATATTTTCTGGCCTGGAATTACCGGATATATTTAATCCAACCCTCATTTTTAGTTTTTTGACCGTATTTTTTGCGAGTGGCTTTTTGCTTGAATCGCTTACAGGACTTAATGGTGTGATGATTGCCGTGATTTCCCTGCTCATTTCATTTACAATCGTCACCCTATTGAATGTATTTGTGTTGATTCCCATCTCATCGGCGGAGGAAAGCTTAACGTTTCATGACAATGACCTGAGAGGCAGGGTTGGCAGGGTTCTGACATCAGTCCCGGTTGATGGGTTTGGGGAAGTCTTAATCGAAAGCATCAGCGGGAGCATTGCGAAAACTGCGGCCAGTTATAAGAATGAAGGAATTGTTTCGGATACAAAAGTCTTGATCATCGAAGTTAAAAATGGGGTTGTCTATGTCATGCCCCATGAGAATGAATAA
- a CDS encoding biotin transporter BioY: MRESHEKLRMMMVTALFAALIGILAQITIPLPLVPITGQTLAVGLAATILGSRYGTSSVLLYLFIGAAGVPVFAEMSGGLAKIFGPTGGYLLSYIPTVYITGLILEKTRFSVAMAFLANIIGMFITLIIGTIWLKYMSSLSWTVAFASGFAPFIIVGILKAFLASWLGITIRSRLASANMLPKKNTPLSQ, translated from the coding sequence ATGAGGGAAAGTCACGAGAAATTAAGAATGATGATGGTTACAGCCTTATTTGCAGCACTTATAGGGATCCTTGCCCAAATTACAATTCCACTGCCGTTAGTACCGATTACAGGACAGACTCTAGCTGTTGGGCTGGCAGCCACTATACTAGGTTCACGTTATGGAACCTCTTCCGTTTTATTATACTTGTTCATAGGAGCTGCAGGAGTACCAGTGTTCGCTGAAATGTCTGGAGGACTAGCTAAGATATTCGGTCCGACTGGCGGTTATTTATTATCCTATATCCCGACAGTTTATATTACCGGGCTGATATTGGAAAAAACACGTTTCTCAGTTGCAATGGCTTTCCTTGCAAATATAATCGGGATGTTCATAACGTTGATCATCGGTACGATTTGGTTGAAATATATGAGCTCATTATCATGGACAGTTGCATTTGCCAGCGGTTTTGCCCCATTTATAATCGTAGGCATTTTAAAAGCATTCCTTGCATCTTGGCTTGGGATTACGATCCGTTCAAGGTTAGCATCAGCTAATATGCTGCCAAAAAAAAATACACCACTTTCCCAATGA
- a CDS encoding YusW family protein, whose amino-acid sequence MWELITNTKLNETMGAQTEASIEDKSNKHEVHGDEAMKELTPILDKLTFTKDSTDEQVIQEVTSVFDLKDAYEEFDLEVVFDDGTKKEYTVNNK is encoded by the coding sequence ATGTGGGAACTGATAACGAATACGAAGCTGAATGAAACCATGGGAGCCCAAACCGAAGCTTCAATCGAAGATAAATCAAACAAACATGAAGTTCACGGTGATGAAGCAATGAAAGAATTAACACCGATTTTAGATAAATTGACATTCACTAAAGATTCAACAGATGAGCAAGTAATTCAAGAAGTGACAAGTGTTTTTGATTTGAAGGATGCCTATGAAGAATTTGATTTAGAGGTCGTGTTCGATGATGGTACGAAAAAAGAATATACAGTGAATAATAAATAA
- the trhA gene encoding PAQR family membrane homeostasis protein TrhA has protein sequence MANTHVYTKKEEVVNAITHGVGVLLSIVALVFLIIFSVQKGSPWHVVISVIYGASMLLLYVSSTLVHSFPEGKTKDIFEIFDHSAIYIFIAGTYTPIMVLVIQGSLGWTLLGIIWGVAIIGVVFKAFYVKRFLFLSTLLYIAMGWMIVIVWGPLTAAMPSEGIQLLIAGGLLYTFGAIFYVWRGFPFHHAVWHVFVLGGSATHFFAVLFYILPL, from the coding sequence ATGGCTAATACACATGTTTATACAAAAAAAGAAGAAGTGGTCAATGCGATAACCCATGGTGTTGGTGTTTTGTTGAGTATCGTCGCTCTTGTGTTTTTAATAATATTCTCAGTCCAAAAAGGATCGCCTTGGCATGTAGTCATTTCAGTGATTTATGGCGCTTCCATGCTTCTTTTATATGTCTCATCCACATTAGTGCATAGTTTTCCAGAGGGGAAAACAAAGGATATATTCGAAATCTTTGATCATTCAGCCATATATATATTCATTGCAGGAACATACACGCCCATCATGGTCCTTGTGATTCAAGGCTCACTAGGCTGGACACTGCTTGGAATAATTTGGGGAGTTGCAATCATCGGCGTCGTCTTCAAGGCTTTCTATGTTAAAAGGTTCCTATTCCTTTCGACGCTTCTTTATATTGCGATGGGGTGGATGATCGTCATCGTTTGGGGACCTCTTACAGCAGCGATGCCCTCAGAAGGTATCCAGTTACTGATAGCAGGGGGCTTGCTTTATACGTTTGGAGCTATCTTTTATGTATGGCGCGGTTTTCCGTTTCATCACGCCGTTTGGCATGTTTTTGTGCTTGGGGGTTCTGCCACCCATTTTTTTGCAGTATTGTTTTATATCCTTCCTCTATGA
- a CDS encoding cell wall hydrolase: MKLSVLITVIMTLSVIVLGIAIPKGTTSIASDGATKHVIKQGESIWDIAKRYGVPIKKLKEVNNNVNNVAEPGKTLIIPHVMNEKDKELLARLVHAEAKGEPYRGKVEVAGVVLNRLDSKEFPDTVREVIYQKNQFSPVADGSINKAAGDDAKKAVNEALAIHGYTNDALYFWNPSISDSKWMKQLEVIKIIGGHHFAI; the protein is encoded by the coding sequence ATGAAATTATCAGTATTAATAACCGTGATAATGACTCTAAGTGTCATCGTACTTGGGATAGCTATTCCTAAGGGAACGACCAGTATAGCTTCTGATGGAGCAACCAAACATGTCATTAAACAAGGTGAATCGATATGGGATATTGCAAAGCGGTATGGTGTCCCAATCAAAAAGTTAAAAGAAGTCAATAATAATGTGAATAATGTTGCAGAACCTGGTAAAACATTGATTATTCCACATGTAATGAATGAAAAAGATAAAGAATTATTAGCAAGGCTTGTGCATGCAGAAGCCAAAGGGGAGCCTTATAGAGGAAAGGTCGAGGTGGCAGGAGTAGTTTTGAATCGCCTTGATAGCAAAGAATTCCCTGATACGGTCCGGGAAGTGATCTATCAAAAAAACCAATTCTCGCCCGTTGCTGATGGCAGTATAAACAAAGCAGCCGGAGATGATGCCAAGAAGGCTGTCAATGAAGCATTGGCAATTCATGGCTACACAAATGATGCCTTGTATTTTTGGAATCCCAGTATTTCGGACAGCAAATGGATGAAACAATTAGAGGTAATCAAAATCATTGGTGGCCACCATTTTGCCATATAA
- a CDS encoding GNAT family N-acetyltransferase: protein MDDVWIEGRKVILRNVKQADLKRLWSLKYGEVKPEWKKWDAPYYPLELMDYHTYIEKETKHRTNDGKMGAYSELLMEKNDQIIGSVVYYWEHEPSRWLEIGITIFEPKYWNGGYGTEALMMFIDYLFENLEIERVGLTTWSGNERMMAVGEKVGMQIEGRMRKCRYYDGYYYDSIRMGILREEWKGNL, encoded by the coding sequence TTGGACGATGTTTGGATTGAAGGAAGAAAAGTAATATTGAGGAACGTTAAACAAGCCGATTTAAAACGTTTATGGAGCCTGAAATATGGAGAAGTCAAACCAGAATGGAAAAAGTGGGATGCACCTTACTATCCTCTTGAACTCATGGATTACCATACTTATATCGAAAAAGAAACGAAGCACAGAACCAATGATGGGAAAATGGGGGCTTACTCCGAGCTATTAATGGAAAAAAACGATCAAATAATAGGTTCTGTTGTATATTACTGGGAACATGAACCCTCACGTTGGCTGGAAATAGGGATTACGATTTTTGAGCCAAAGTACTGGAATGGCGGGTATGGAACAGAAGCGTTAATGATGTTCATAGACTATTTATTCGAAAACTTGGAGATTGAACGGGTTGGACTGACGACATGGTCAGGTAATGAGCGTATGATGGCTGTTGGGGAAAAGGTAGGCATGCAAATAGAGGGAAGAATGAGAAAATGCCGTTATTATGATGGTTATTATTATGATTCAATCAGAATGGGTATACTACGTGAGGAATGGAAGGGGAATCTTTAA
- a CDS encoding secondary thiamine-phosphate synthase enzyme YjbQ, which produces MLKKNTLKTTKRDDMIDVTAEVQAFINENGIQQGLALIYCPHTTAGITINENADPDVKKDMLRRLDEQHPWNHTLDLHKEGNTAAHLKSSTVGSSQQVIIHKGSLILGTWQGIYFCEFDGPRDRQYFIKLCVDR; this is translated from the coding sequence ATGCTGAAGAAAAACACCTTAAAAACAACTAAAAGGGATGATATGATTGATGTTACGGCAGAAGTACAGGCATTCATCAATGAAAACGGGATACAACAGGGGTTAGCTCTTATATATTGTCCGCATACGACAGCAGGGATCACGATTAATGAAAATGCAGATCCCGATGTCAAAAAGGATATGCTAAGAAGATTGGATGAGCAACACCCATGGAATCATACATTGGATTTACATAAGGAAGGAAACACGGCTGCCCATTTGAAATCAAGTACGGTTGGTTCTTCACAACAGGTAATCATCCATAAGGGAAGTTTAATCCTTGGTACATGGCAAGGGATATATTTTTGTGAATTCGATGGTCCCAGAGATAGGCAATATTTTATTAAATTATGTGTCGACCGTTAA
- a CDS encoding VOC family protein — MGFIFKAIDHFQLASPKNTEDQSRKFFKEILMFREVDKPASLKSSGGVWFESGSIKIHVGTEDQFIPARKAHPALEVENLRDFKQHLITNRVSFTEDKRLPGANRIYISDPFGNRIEILEWI, encoded by the coding sequence GTGGGTTTCATTTTTAAAGCAATCGATCATTTCCAATTAGCATCTCCCAAAAATACCGAGGACCAATCAAGGAAGTTTTTCAAAGAGATTCTAATGTTTCGGGAAGTGGATAAGCCTGCATCCTTAAAGTCAAGTGGAGGAGTATGGTTCGAATCAGGATCGATCAAAATTCATGTTGGAACGGAAGATCAGTTCATTCCCGCGAGAAAAGCCCATCCAGCGCTTGAAGTAGAAAATCTTAGAGACTTTAAACAACATTTAATAACTAATCGTGTTTCTTTTACAGAAGACAAAAGGTTACCTGGGGCGAACCGCATCTATATATCCGATCCCTTCGGCAATCGGATTGAAATTTTGGAATGGATATAA